DNA sequence from the Pomacea canaliculata isolate SZHN2017 linkage group LG7, ASM307304v1, whole genome shotgun sequence genome:
ATTTCATACACATCACAAGAGGTGTTGAAGCATTTCAAATGTGATTTGTGCGAGACAACATTTGCACATTCCCAGGTATTGGATGCTCACAAAATTATTGAGCACCACATGGAGATCCCTCGATGGCATTGCAGGCTATGTGGTCTTGGTTTCCTGCGTAATGATGCTTACAATACACACATGCTGAAAACACATCAGGAGGACAGCCGCAATGCCTGTATTACCTGTGGCCAGGTGTTCACCAACTGGGACCTACTACTGCAGCATGCCAAAgcccatttaaaacaaaaagttccaCAAGTGCACAGATGCGAATTCTGTCCAGCAGAGTTCTGTCATTTGTCCAAACTTAAACGTCATCGTCAGCAGCACACAGGTAACTAGCCCCTTCTATACAACAATCATCACTGGCAAAGTATATTTAGTATCACAGTTTTGTTAAAAGGTTCCTATTCCAAATGTATTTCAACAGTATGAACATACACTAGTAATAGGAATTATTTTGGGGTTCAAAGCACATATTGCATATGATGCATGCAGGCAAAAAAGTACCcagtttagttttctttgtgtaaattaatttatttgcaattatacaaataatttttgtaacatttgagTACAAATTAGTTTGATTTGGACCTAGATGAAACCAACTCAAGCTTGAAGACAGACATGCAgattctataatttttaaaaatcatgtccGAGACATgaaatgtatgcatgtattaTTACAGACACTCATTTTGGACTTAGcaaaatgcattatttttttgtgtcagGTGAGAGACCATACAAGTGTAACTACTGTGACAAATACTTTGCCATCAGCAGCAGTCGTCTTCAACACATACGGAGACAGCATTTGAAGCAGAAGAAACATTTGTGCCAGTACTGTGGACAAGGGTTCAGTGACTCCACCTCCCTCAAAGTTCATATTCGGACTCATACGGGAGAAAGACCATACAAATGTCCAGTATGTCCACGAGCCTTTGCTAAAAGCAATGGCATGGTGGTTCATTTAAGACAGCATACTGGTGAAAAACCATATGTGTGTGAACAGTGTGGCGACAGCTTTGCCCAAAATGTCAGCTTGAGGACTcatgtgaaaaacaaacattcagACTCGCATGCTCTTCTGTGCACATAAAGTTAAAAAGTCACAAATGTCAAATGACTTCccagtttgcattttttttttcagcatttcttATGAATGATTTGtgcttgaacaaaaaaaaaaaaaatctgaaattggGTACTTGAAAAGAGATTGTGTTTAACAACAGACATTGCATCttaattttgaatgttttaaccTCTGACTACACCCTTTGAAGGTTATGTATTTATATCAACAGACCAATTTCAACCTACATTTTAAACTTAAGAGCAATAatcaagaaatgtaaacattttaaaacactgcGCAAGAGTGATTCCTTatctttatattaaaaaaaaaaaattgattacatGCTTGCTTTCAAATTTTCCAAATTCCTGTATTGAgcatgttatttatatatattgtggTTGGTCAGCATCCAATTAACCTTTTAGCACCCCAAGCAAACACTGTAAATGTGATTAGCTTACTTGAAGCTATGCATGGGATTAactattttcatataaaattttAAGCCTGAGTAAATTGAGACTTAAGGCCATTGAGGTTAAGATGTgctggggggaaaaaaatgcagcaaaattGTAGTGTGTCCTAATGTTCGGTGTACTGAGCCTTAGGGATACCAAGGGAGACTTCATTTCCGTCAGCTTTTGAAATTAAAGCAGTGAATTAGGAATTGTGCATAAATGCGTGTGTATGTCTAccagaacaaataaataaagaaaagtgagCAAAAAAAGTTTGGGAAACTCGACGAAATAGCAACAATATTGAAGAAATAGAAGGCAGCAGAAAGCTTTATTaaattttcatgttaaaaaagaaagttactcGGTCCAGAATGCATCATAAAATGGCAGCTAAATGCCCAACATAGCAGTTAGCTGAGAGCTACAGATTAATCATCCAGCTAGCATCTATCAATGTGTTGTGCACTTGGCCCAATAACAGCCTGACTCTTAAAACATAGTTTATTGTTTTGGATAACAGGTtttaacaaacaagcaataccAGTTATTCTGaaacaagaaacttaaaaaaaaaacttcatttaaaatgaaGCTATAGTCATTtccatgacaatgacaatgacagctaaatttaaaaaggaaacatacAGAATAGTGTTAGGGGCATAAGGCAGATGATGCAATTATTGCTCCAGCCATTTCAAGGACTGCAAGAGGAAACTGTGCGAGTGATCAGTGTATAGAAAGCATAGCTCTACATCGCAAAGGCCTAAAACTTGGGTGAAGCTAATAATTATAGAACATGTTTCAAGCTCCTCTTCTGCACACAAATGTAACACTATTAAATGcaaagatcaaagaaaaaagagaacgtaaaatgctaaaaatcagaagtaaatgtatttataacTTACAAAATAACTGATGCAGGTAGCCAG
Encoded proteins:
- the LOC112569004 gene encoding zinc finger protein 239-like isoform X2 yields the protein MTIMAETDVQMINQCNNQLSLKVKSDERKDSIMIKNEDHLTSESVSSSEVLWAKKHPCLTDSKAVISYTSQEVLKHFKCDLCETTFAHSQVLDAHKIIEHHMEIPRWHCRLCGLGFLRNDAYNTHMLKTHQEDSRNACITCGQVFTNWDLLLQHAKAHLKQKVPQVHRCEFCPAEFCHLSKLKRHRQQHTGERPYKCNYCDKYFAISSSRLQHIRRQHLKQKKHLCQYCGQGFSDSTSLKVHIRTHTGERPYKCPVCPRAFAKSNGMVVHLRQHTGEKPYVCEQCGDSFAQNVSLRTHVKNKHSDSHALLCT
- the LOC112569004 gene encoding zinc finger protein 239-like isoform X3, whose product is MIKNEDHLTSESVSSSEVLWAKKHPCLTDSKAVISYTSQEVLKHFKCDLCETTFAHSQVLDAHKIIEHHMEIPRWHCRLCGLGFLRNDAYNTHMLKTHQEDSRNACITCGQVFTNWDLLLQHAKAHLKQKVPQVHRCEFCPAEFCHLSKLKRHRQQHTGERPYKCNYCDKYFAISSSRLQHIRRQHLKQKKHLCQYCGQGFSDSTSLKVHIRTHTGERPYKCPVCPRAFAKSNGMVVHLRQHTGEKPYVCEQCGDSFAQNVSLRTHVKNKHSDSHALLCT
- the LOC112569004 gene encoding zinc finger protein 239-like isoform X1, with the translated sequence MQQSTLVKGSTASVINMMSCHQNNVKSDERKDSIMIKNEDHLTSESVSSSEVLWAKKHPCLTDSKAVISYTSQEVLKHFKCDLCETTFAHSQVLDAHKIIEHHMEIPRWHCRLCGLGFLRNDAYNTHMLKTHQEDSRNACITCGQVFTNWDLLLQHAKAHLKQKVPQVHRCEFCPAEFCHLSKLKRHRQQHTGERPYKCNYCDKYFAISSSRLQHIRRQHLKQKKHLCQYCGQGFSDSTSLKVHIRTHTGERPYKCPVCPRAFAKSNGMVVHLRQHTGEKPYVCEQCGDSFAQNVSLRTHVKNKHSDSHALLCT